A part of Neovison vison isolate M4711 chromosome 6, ASM_NN_V1, whole genome shotgun sequence genomic DNA contains:
- the F2RL3 gene encoding proteinase-activated receptor 4, whose translation MTLVTRPPQPIPRLPQACGGRGWFISLGPVHSSTGSQEAGGGGQPGRKPEVSGHSPEQLAVPSFDSMWALALLWPVVLGFSLEDDSQNTLTYDEMGSAGGDNDGTLGPFTGPQEETPHSPHPRSFPGQLWANNSNILELPDSSRALLLGWVSTRLVPALYGLTLLVGLPANGLALWVLATRVPRLPSTMLLMNLAAADLLLALTLPLRVAYHLQNQHWPFGEAACRATTAALYGHMYGSVLLLAAVSLDRYLGVVHPFRALTLRGWRLATGLCAAAWVVAVALALPLALQQQTFRLSHSDHVLCHDALPVGAQASYWRPAFLCLAVLGCFLPLLVMLLSYGATLCALAAGGPRYGHARMLTALVLASALAFFVPSNVLLLLHYSDPRPGAWGDLYAAYVPSLALSTLNSCVDPFIYYYVSVEFRDKVREGLLCGAQGASTASREGGTQGTRSTSLV comes from the exons ATGACTCTAGTCACCAGGCCTCCTCAGCCCATACCACGGCTGCCACAGGCttgtgggggcaggggctggtttATCTCCCTGGGCCCTGTCCACTCCTCCACTGGCAGTcaggaagctgggggtgggggtcagccaGGCAGGAAGCCTGAGGTCAGCGGCCATAGCCCAGAGCAGCTGGCTGTGCCGAGCTTTGACAGCATGTGGGCACTTGCACTGCTGTGGCCTGTGGTGCTGGGGTTCAGCCTGGAAGATGACAGCCAGAACACTCTCACCTACGATGAGATGGGGAGCGCGGGAGGAGATAATG ATGGCACACTGGGGCCCTTCACCGGGCCCCAGGAGGAGACCCCTCACTCCCCGCACCCACGCAGCTTCCCGGGTCAGCTCTGGGCCAACAACAGCAACATTCTGGAACTCCCAGACAGCTCTCGGGCACTGCTGCTGGGCTGGGTGTCCACGAGGCTGGTGCCTGCGCTCTACGGGCTGACCCTGCTGGTGGGGCTGCCCGCCAACGGTCTGGCGCTGTGGGTGCTGGCCACCCGGGTGCCGCGGCTGCCCTCCACCATGCTGCTGATGAACCTGGCGGCCGCTGACCTCCTGCTGGCTTTGACGCTGCCGCTGCGAGTCGCCTACCACCTGCAGAACCAGCACTGGCCGTTCGGCGAGGCCGCCTGCCGCGCGACCACCGCCGCGCTTTACGGCCACATGTACGGCTCGGTGCTGCTGCTGGCGGCCGTCAGCCTGGACCGCTACCTCGGCGTGGTGCACCCCTTCCGCGCCCTCACCCTGCGAGGCTGGCGCCTGGCCACCGGGCTCTGCGCCGCGGCCTGGGTGGTGGCCGTCGCCCTGGCGCTGCCCCTGGCGCTGCAGCAGCAGACCTTCCGCTTGTCGCACTCGGACCACGTGCTGTGCCACGACGCGCTGCCCGTGGGTGCTCAGGCCTCCTACTGGCGACCCGCCTTCCTCTGCCTGGCGGTGCTCGGCTGCTTCCTGCCGCTGCTGGTCATGCTGCTGAGCTACGGGGCCACCCTGTGTGCGCTGGCGGCCGGGGGCCCGCGCTACGGGCACGCGCGGATGCTCACCGCGCTCGTGCTGGCCTCGGCCCTGGCCTTCTTCGTGCCCAGCAACGTCCTGCTGCTGCTGCACTACTCTGACCCGCGCCCCGGCGCCTGGGGCGACCTGTACGCCGCCTACGTGCCCAGCCTGGCTCTCAGCACCCTCAACAGCTGCGTGGACCCCTTCATCTACTACTACGTGTCTGTGGAGTTCAGGGACAAGGTGCGGGAGGGGCTGCTCTGCGGGGCTCAGGGCGCCTCCACAGCCTCCAGGGAGGGGGGAACCCAGGGCACACGGTCCACCTCACTCGTGTGA